The Balearica regulorum gibbericeps isolate bBalReg1 chromosome 5, bBalReg1.pri, whole genome shotgun sequence genome window below encodes:
- the DIO2 gene encoding type II iodothyronine deiodinase isoform X2: MGLLSVDLLITLQILPVFFSNCLFLALYDSVILLKHMVLFLSRSKSGRGEWRRMLTSEGLRCVWNSFLLDAYKQVKLGGEAPNSSVIHIAKGSDGSSSSWKSVGGKCGTKCHLLDFANSERPLVVNFGSATUPPFTSQLSAFSKLVEEFSGVADFLLVYIDEAHPSDGWAAPGISPSSFEVKKHRNQEDRCAAAHQLLERFSLPPQCQVVADCMDNNANVAYGVSFERVCIVQRQKIAYLGGKGPFFYNLQEVRLWLEQNFRKR; this comes from the exons ATGGGTCTGCTAAGTGTGGATTTGCTGATCACGCTTCAGATCTTGCCGGTCTTTTTCTCCAATTGCCTCTTCCTTGCGCTGTATGACTCGGTGATCCTCCTGAAGCACATGGTGCTATTTCTGAGCCGGTCTAAGTCTGGGCGCGGTGAGTGGCGGAGGATGCTGACCTCGGAGGGGCTGCGCTGCGTCTGGAACAGCTTCCTCCTGGACGCCTACAAGCAG GTCAAACTGGGAGGAGAAGCCCCAAACTCCAGTGTAATCCACATAGCCAAGGGCAGTGATGGCAGCAGTAGCAGCTGGAAGAGTGTCGGTGGCAAGTGTGGAACCAAATGCCACCTTCTGGATTTTGCCAACTCTGAGCGGCCACTGGTGGTCAACTTTGGTTCAGCTACCTGACCACCGTTCACAAGCCAGCTGTCGGCCTTCAGCAAGCTGGTGGAGGAGTTCTCTGGTGTGGCTGACTTTCTGTTGGTCTACATCGATGAGGCTCACCCATCAGATGGCTGGGCTGCCCCTGGAATCTCTCCCTCTTCATTTGAAGttaagaaacacagaaaccaAGAAGACCGATGCGCAGCTGCTCACCAGCTCCTAGAGCGCTTTTCCTTGCCACCTCAGTGCCAAGTGGTGGCTGACTGCATGGACAACAATGCCAATGTGGCCTACGGGGTTTCATTTGAGCGAGTATGCATTGTGCAGAGACAAAAAATTGCCTACCTTGGAGGCAAAGGCCCCTTTTTCTACAATCTGCAGGAGGTTCGGCTTTGGCTGgaacaaaacttcagaaaaagatga
- the DIO2 gene encoding type II iodothyronine deiodinase isoform X1: MGLLSVDLLITLQILPVFFSNCLFLALYDSVILLKHMVLFLSRSKSGRGEWRRMLTSEGLRCVWNSFLLDAYKQVKLGGEAPNSSVIHIAKGSDGSSSSWKSVGGKCGTKCHLLDFANSERPLVVNFGSATUPPFTSQLSAFSKLVEEFSGVADFLLVYIDEAHPSDGWAAPGISPSSFEVKKHRNQEDRCAAAHQLLERFSLPPQCQVVADCMDNNANVAYGVSFERVCIVQRQKIAYLGGKGPFFYNLQEVRLWLEQNFRKRUNLFSTEAMSTGVSL, encoded by the exons ATGGGTCTGCTAAGTGTGGATTTGCTGATCACGCTTCAGATCTTGCCGGTCTTTTTCTCCAATTGCCTCTTCCTTGCGCTGTATGACTCGGTGATCCTCCTGAAGCACATGGTGCTATTTCTGAGCCGGTCTAAGTCTGGGCGCGGTGAGTGGCGGAGGATGCTGACCTCGGAGGGGCTGCGCTGCGTCTGGAACAGCTTCCTCCTGGACGCCTACAAGCAG GTCAAACTGGGAGGAGAAGCCCCAAACTCCAGTGTAATCCACATAGCCAAGGGCAGTGATGGCAGCAGTAGCAGCTGGAAGAGTGTCGGTGGCAAGTGTGGAACCAAATGCCACCTTCTGGATTTTGCCAACTCTGAGCGGCCACTGGTGGTCAACTTTGGTTCAGCTACCTGACCACCGTTCACAAGCCAGCTGTCGGCCTTCAGCAAGCTGGTGGAGGAGTTCTCTGGTGTGGCTGACTTTCTGTTGGTCTACATCGATGAGGCTCACCCATCAGATGGCTGGGCTGCCCCTGGAATCTCTCCCTCTTCATTTGAAGttaagaaacacagaaaccaAGAAGACCGATGCGCAGCTGCTCACCAGCTCCTAGAGCGCTTTTCCTTGCCACCTCAGTGCCAAGTGGTGGCTGACTGCATGGACAACAATGCCAATGTGGCCTACGGGGTTTCATTTGAGCGAGTATGCATTGTGCAGAGACAAAAAATTGCCTACCTTGGAGGCAAAGGCCCCTTTTTCTACAATCTGCAGGAGGTTCGGCTTTGGCTGgaacaaaacttcagaaaaagatgaaatctGTTCTCTACAGAAGCTATGTCAACAGGTGTGTCCCTTTAA